A single window of Nocardioides kongjuensis DNA harbors:
- a CDS encoding carboxymuconolactone decarboxylase family protein, translating to MSATPRRHVFLDKARPEAYKAALALSEQAGAAAEAAGLDRRFVELINLRVSQINGCAYCLDLHHRNAIEAGESERRIAVLDAWSETGLFDERERVALALAESITRLPEPEERLYAEDMARAVLGDEAYSAVAWVAITMNAFNRISITSHHPVR from the coding sequence GTGAGCGCCACCCCGCGCCGGCACGTCTTCCTCGACAAGGCGCGGCCGGAGGCCTACAAGGCGGCGCTGGCGCTGTCCGAGCAGGCCGGCGCGGCCGCCGAGGCCGCCGGTCTCGACCGGCGGTTCGTCGAGCTGATCAACCTCCGCGTCTCGCAGATCAACGGCTGTGCCTACTGCCTGGACCTCCACCACCGCAACGCGATCGAGGCGGGGGAGTCGGAGCGGCGGATCGCCGTGCTGGATGCGTGGTCGGAGACCGGGCTGTTCGACGAGCGGGAGCGGGTGGCGCTCGCCCTGGCCGAGTCGATCACGCGGCTGCCCGAGCCCGAGGAGCGCCTCTACGCCGAGGACATGGCGCGCGCGGTGCTGGGTGACGAGGCCTACAGCGCGGTCGCGTGGGTCGCGATCACGATGAACGCCTTCAACCGGATCTCGATCACCAGCCACCACCCGGTGCGGTAG
- a CDS encoding alkaline phosphatase, with protein sequence MRSRIKTTALAAVLLAGTAGVGAGLANQATAAEPAAGKAKNVIYLLGDGMGRTHVTAGRERFYGADGKLNMETMPVVGQVSTYAVEKNSGQPGAADFHPNLVTDSASAATAWSSGVKTYNAALGIDGKGNLAPTVMEQAHAAGLATGNVSTAEITDATPAGQMSHALARGCQGPTYSAASCQDNAITGTDLPTSDVRVTPIADQIARNQTADVILGGGLSRFDAADESALEANGYNVLGSPATQTVATETDLNGASGQKVFGLFNKGNMTIEKSKQDNPASPEALEPTVAEMTSKAIDLLKAKSAGNGGKGFYLQVEGALIDKRSHANDAAQTLEEIKAFDDAVKVALDFAKADGHTLVIVTADHECAGFNIIEKGTFTNAEADVPPVNKDSGNPANSSTPLRTANQARAAGREAFAPATFRTKDDPASVHDGDASASLWLTYLSGNHTGADVPIFAYGPGSSAISAEIDNTDLFGIVRSALSLDGSGSAVKTASTTTLQAPKTAKAGKKVTISVAVTPAAATGSVKILDKGKVVRTVAVSGTAVKVKVKLKKGKHKLTAQYAGSTSYDPSTSPTVKVHVR encoded by the coding sequence ATGCGATCTCGCATCAAGACGACCGCACTGGCCGCGGTGCTGCTGGCCGGAACCGCCGGTGTCGGCGCGGGCCTGGCCAACCAGGCCACCGCCGCCGAGCCCGCCGCGGGCAAGGCGAAGAACGTGATCTACCTGCTGGGCGACGGCATGGGCCGCACCCACGTGACGGCGGGCCGCGAGCGCTTCTACGGCGCCGACGGCAAGCTGAACATGGAGACGATGCCGGTCGTGGGCCAGGTGTCGACGTACGCCGTCGAGAAGAACTCCGGCCAGCCCGGTGCCGCCGACTTCCACCCCAACCTGGTCACCGACTCCGCCTCGGCCGCCACCGCGTGGTCCTCCGGCGTCAAGACCTACAACGCCGCGCTCGGCATCGACGGCAAGGGCAACCTCGCGCCGACGGTCATGGAGCAGGCCCACGCCGCCGGCCTGGCGACCGGCAACGTGTCGACCGCCGAGATCACCGACGCGACCCCCGCAGGCCAGATGTCGCACGCGCTCGCGCGCGGCTGCCAGGGCCCGACGTACTCGGCCGCCAGCTGCCAGGACAACGCGATCACCGGCACCGACCTGCCGACCAGCGACGTCCGGGTGACCCCGATCGCCGACCAGATCGCGCGCAACCAGACCGCCGACGTCATCCTCGGTGGCGGCCTGTCGCGCTTCGACGCCGCCGACGAGAGCGCGCTCGAGGCGAACGGCTACAACGTGCTCGGCTCGCCGGCCACCCAGACCGTCGCGACCGAGACGGACCTCAACGGGGCGAGCGGCCAGAAGGTCTTCGGCCTGTTCAACAAGGGCAACATGACGATCGAGAAGTCCAAGCAGGACAACCCGGCGTCGCCCGAGGCTCTCGAGCCGACCGTCGCCGAGATGACCAGCAAGGCGATCGACCTGCTCAAGGCCAAGAGCGCCGGCAACGGCGGCAAGGGCTTCTACCTCCAGGTCGAGGGCGCGCTCATCGACAAGCGCTCGCACGCCAACGACGCCGCGCAGACGCTCGAGGAGATCAAGGCGTTCGACGACGCGGTCAAGGTCGCGCTCGACTTCGCCAAGGCCGACGGCCACACCCTCGTGATCGTCACCGCCGACCACGAGTGCGCCGGCTTCAACATCATCGAGAAGGGCACCTTCACCAACGCCGAGGCCGACGTCCCCCCGGTCAACAAGGACTCGGGCAACCCCGCCAACAGCTCGACCCCGCTGCGCACGGCCAACCAGGCCAGGGCAGCCGGTCGTGAGGCGTTCGCCCCGGCGACCTTCCGCACCAAGGACGACCCGGCGTCGGTCCACGACGGCGACGCCTCGGCCAGCCTGTGGCTGACCTACCTGTCGGGCAACCACACCGGCGCGGACGTCCCGATCTTCGCCTACGGTCCCGGCTCGTCCGCGATCAGCGCCGAGATCGACAACACCGACCTGTTCGGCATCGTCCGCAGCGCGCTGAGCCTCGACGGCTCGGGCAGTGCGGTGAAGACCGCGTCGACCACCACGCTCCAGGCGCCCAAGACGGCCAAGGCGGGCAAGAAGGTGACCATCAGCGTCGCCGTCACGCCGGCCGCCGCGACCGGCTCGGTGAAGATCCTCGACAAGGGCAAGGTGGTCAGGACGGTCGCCGTCTCGGGCACCGCCGTCAAGGTCAAGGTCAAGCTCAAGAAGGGCAAGCACAAGCTGACGGCGCAGTACGCCGGCAGCACCTCGTACGACCCGTCGACGTCGCCGACCGTGAAGGTCCACGTGCGCTGA
- the katG gene encoding catalase/peroxidase HPI, whose amino-acid sequence MSDSTQHTEPLVTEEPQDAQQAAGKCPVMHGLTHPTQGSPNHQWWPNKLNLKILAKNPTVADPFHGEFDYKAAFLALDLDAVKADIKATLTDSKEFWPADFGHYGPLYVRMAWHSAGTYRAQDGRGGGGTGQQRFAPTNSWPDNGNLDKARRLLWPVKKKYGRSLSWGDLMILAGNVGLEDMGFPTFGFGGGRPDVWEADDDIYWGPESEWLDDQRYTGERDLEDPLAAVQMGLIYVNPEGPNGHPDPLASAVDIKDTFTRMGMTNEETVALIAGGHTFGKTHGAGDAALVGPEPEAAPIEEQGLGWKSSFQSGKGIDAITSGLEVTWTYHPTRWDNEFFHILFAYEWELFQSPAGANQWRPVNDGGADLVPESFGDGKREPRMLTSDIALREDPEFREISLRFKEDQAAFTDAFARAWFKLTHRDMGPKARYLGAEVPAEDFIWQDPIPAGTPLTDAQVADLKQAIARAGLSVSQLVSTAWASASTYRSSDKRGGANGARIALEPQKSWAINRPAELATVLAKLQEIATAQGASLADTIVVAGSVGVEQAAKAAGFDVTVTTTTGRGDATQEQTDIDLVGYLEPKADGFRNFLAKSSKFPAEFTLVDRANLLGVSAPELTALIGGLRVLGTNWDGSDLGVFTDTPGVLTNDFFVNLLELGTTWTATDASQEVFSGTTADGRTWTGTRNDLVFGSNSELRALAEVYASDDAKEKFVNDFVAAWAKVMDADRWDLR is encoded by the coding sequence ATGTCTGACAGCACCCAGCACACCGAGCCCCTCGTCACCGAGGAGCCGCAGGACGCGCAGCAGGCGGCCGGCAAGTGCCCGGTCATGCACGGTCTGACCCACCCCACGCAGGGGTCGCCGAACCACCAGTGGTGGCCGAACAAGCTGAACCTCAAGATCCTCGCGAAGAACCCGACCGTCGCCGACCCGTTCCACGGTGAGTTCGACTACAAGGCGGCCTTCCTCGCCCTCGACCTCGACGCGGTCAAGGCAGACATCAAGGCGACGCTGACCGACTCCAAGGAGTTCTGGCCGGCGGACTTCGGCCACTACGGTCCGCTCTACGTCCGGATGGCCTGGCACTCGGCCGGCACCTACCGCGCCCAGGACGGCCGCGGCGGTGGCGGCACGGGTCAGCAGCGCTTCGCGCCGACGAACTCCTGGCCGGACAACGGCAACCTCGACAAGGCCCGCCGCCTGCTGTGGCCGGTCAAGAAGAAGTACGGCCGTTCGCTGTCCTGGGGTGACCTGATGATCCTTGCCGGCAACGTCGGCCTCGAGGACATGGGCTTCCCGACCTTCGGCTTCGGTGGCGGTCGCCCCGACGTGTGGGAGGCCGACGACGACATCTACTGGGGTCCCGAGTCGGAGTGGCTCGACGACCAGCGCTACACCGGTGAGCGCGACCTCGAGGACCCGCTCGCGGCGGTCCAGATGGGCCTCATCTACGTCAACCCCGAGGGTCCCAACGGTCACCCCGACCCGCTGGCCTCCGCGGTCGACATCAAGGACACCTTCACCCGGATGGGCATGACCAACGAGGAGACCGTCGCGCTCATCGCCGGCGGCCACACCTTCGGCAAGACCCACGGCGCCGGTGACGCCGCGCTCGTCGGTCCCGAGCCGGAGGCGGCCCCGATCGAGGAGCAGGGCCTGGGCTGGAAGTCCTCCTTCCAGTCCGGCAAGGGCATCGACGCCATCACCTCGGGCCTCGAGGTCACCTGGACCTACCACCCGACCCGCTGGGACAACGAGTTCTTCCACATCCTGTTCGCCTACGAGTGGGAGCTCTTCCAGTCGCCGGCCGGCGCCAACCAGTGGCGTCCGGTCAACGACGGCGGCGCCGACCTCGTGCCCGAGTCCTTCGGTGACGGCAAGCGCGAGCCCCGCATGCTCACCTCCGACATCGCGCTGCGCGAGGACCCGGAGTTCCGCGAGATCTCGCTGCGGTTCAAGGAGGACCAGGCCGCGTTCACCGACGCGTTCGCCCGCGCCTGGTTCAAGCTGACCCACCGCGACATGGGCCCCAAGGCGCGCTACCTCGGTGCCGAGGTCCCGGCCGAGGACTTCATCTGGCAGGACCCGATCCCGGCCGGTACGCCGCTCACCGACGCGCAGGTCGCCGACCTCAAGCAGGCCATCGCCCGCGCCGGTCTCTCGGTCTCGCAGCTGGTCTCGACGGCCTGGGCCTCCGCGTCGACGTACCGCAGCTCCGACAAGCGCGGCGGCGCCAACGGTGCTCGCATCGCCCTCGAGCCGCAGAAGTCGTGGGCGATCAACCGTCCGGCCGAGCTGGCCACGGTGCTCGCGAAGCTCCAGGAGATCGCCACGGCCCAGGGCGCGTCCCTCGCCGACACGATCGTGGTCGCGGGCTCCGTCGGTGTCGAGCAGGCGGCGAAGGCGGCCGGCTTCGACGTGACCGTCACGACCACCACTGGTCGCGGCGACGCCACCCAGGAGCAGACCGACATCGACCTGGTGGGCTACCTCGAGCCCAAGGCCGACGGCTTCCGCAACTTCCTCGCGAAGTCGAGCAAGTTCCCGGCCGAGTTCACGCTGGTCGACCGCGCCAACCTCCTCGGCGTCAGCGCCCCGGAGCTCACCGCCCTCATCGGCGGCCTCCGCGTGCTCGGCACCAACTGGGACGGCTCGGACCTCGGCGTGTTCACCGACACCCCGGGCGTGCTGACGAACGACTTCTTCGTCAACCTGCTCGAGCTCGGCACCACCTGGACGGCGACGGACGCCTCGCAGGAGGTCTTCTCGGGCACCACCGCGGACGGCCGGACCTGGACCGGCACCCGCAACGACCTGGTGTTCGGCTCCAACTCCGAGCTGCGCGCCCTGGCCGAGGTCTACGCCAGTGACGACGCGAAGGAGAAGTTCGTCAACGACTTCGTCGCTGCCTGGGCCAAGGTCATGGACGCCGACCGCTGGGACCTGCGCTGA
- a CDS encoding GNAT family N-acetyltransferase, whose amino-acid sequence MTDAPDNSGIAYVHAPEKHRYEIRDGETLAGFTQYRLPDDVHVDFVHTEVDDAYGGRGLAGELVAAALADVREQGKRIIAHCPYVARWLTRHPEYDDITDPAL is encoded by the coding sequence ATGACCGACGCTCCGGACAACAGCGGCATCGCCTACGTCCACGCCCCCGAGAAGCACCGCTACGAGATCCGCGACGGCGAGACCCTCGCCGGGTTCACGCAGTACCGACTGCCCGACGACGTCCACGTCGACTTCGTCCACACCGAGGTCGACGACGCGTACGGCGGCCGCGGGCTCGCCGGTGAGCTGGTCGCTGCCGCGCTGGCCGACGTCCGCGAGCAGGGCAAGCGGATCATCGCGCACTGCCCCTACGTCGCCCGGTGGCTGACCAGGCACCCGGAGTACGACGACATCACCGACCCCGCGCTGTGA
- a CDS encoding SDR family NAD(P)-dependent oxidoreductase, giving the protein MTVTDLFRLDGKVAVVTGASSGLGVDFAKALAEAGADVALGARRVDRLADTAALVEAAGRRALSVATDVADPASCQALVDATMAEFGRVDILVNNAGVGTAVPATRETPEQFTQVIDINLNGSYWMAQACGRVMQPGSSIVNISSVLGITTAGLPQAAYAASKAGVIGLTRDLAQQWTGRKGIRVNAIAPGFFVSEMTDSYPPGYLEAQQARIPAGRKGDPRELAATVVFLASDAAGYVTGQTLAVDGGMTIT; this is encoded by the coding sequence ATGACCGTCACCGATCTCTTCCGCCTCGACGGCAAGGTCGCCGTCGTCACCGGCGCCAGCTCCGGGCTGGGTGTCGACTTCGCCAAGGCGCTGGCCGAGGCCGGCGCCGACGTCGCGCTGGGCGCGCGCCGCGTCGACCGGCTCGCCGACACCGCCGCGCTCGTCGAGGCCGCGGGGCGCCGAGCGCTCAGCGTCGCCACCGACGTCGCCGACCCCGCCTCCTGCCAGGCCCTCGTCGACGCGACCATGGCGGAGTTCGGGCGGGTCGACATCCTGGTCAACAACGCCGGCGTCGGGACCGCCGTACCGGCCACGCGGGAGACGCCCGAGCAGTTCACCCAGGTCATCGACATCAACCTCAACGGCAGCTACTGGATGGCCCAGGCCTGCGGCCGCGTGATGCAGCCGGGCTCGAGCATCGTCAACATCTCCTCGGTGCTCGGCATCACCACCGCCGGCCTCCCCCAGGCTGCGTACGCCGCCTCCAAGGCGGGCGTCATCGGCCTGACCCGTGACCTGGCGCAGCAGTGGACCGGCCGCAAGGGCATCCGGGTCAACGCGATCGCCCCCGGCTTCTTCGTCTCGGAGATGACCGACAGCTACCCCCCGGGCTACCTCGAGGCCCAGCAGGCCCGGATCCCCGCCGGCCGCAAGGGCGACCCGCGCGAGCTGGCCGCCACCGTGGTCTTCCTCGCCTCGGACGCCGCCGGCTACGTCACCGGCCAGACCCTCGCCGTCGACGGCGGGATGACCATCACCTGA